A window of the Parambassis ranga chromosome 17, fParRan2.1, whole genome shotgun sequence genome harbors these coding sequences:
- the dcaf8 gene encoding DDB1- and CUL4-associated factor 8 has protein sequence MAEADGKSTVLNGGSDEKEPGEDPHKDEDASGSKDGQTQSSSPDAPKDTAEASGDKPMPDAEGETGDDGEEDEDTDSMDGSGLYSLTEDGERESEGGRRERVKEKDGGKRAARKRNRPGGGTTHSSSSDEDDDEDEEQKDDDDDDDDEAMEAWLGAELRDLRGPVWRAVPSLRSREIGRDSHQFVRRVCGARGLVQRLELQGRLERHTGCVNTLHFNPSGTRLASGSDDLRVVIWDWAIRRAELEFDSGHKSNVFQAKFLPHSGDSTLAMCARDGQIRVAELSATQRCKNTKRVAQHKGAAHKLALEPDSPCSFLSAGEDAVVFGIDLRLDRPANKLVVVKEGDKKVGLYTIFVNPAKTHQFAVGGRDQYVRIYDQRKINENENNGVLKKFCPSHLVSSESKTNITCLVYSHDGTELLASYNDEDIYLFDSNHSDGADYLRRYKGHRNNATVKGVNFYGPCSEFVVSGSDCGHIYLWDKYSARIVQFMEGDRGGVVNCLEPHPHLPGMATSGLDHDIKLWAPTAETPTGLKGLKEVMKKNKRERDEDSVRHGDQYDTQLLWFLMRHMRNRRPPRARREGADADTDESWSSPDSSDEEEGGPDHVQCMSS, from the exons ATGGCTGAAGCTGACGGCAAATCCACTGTGCTTAACG GTGGCTCTGACGAAAAGGAGCCTGGAGAAGATCCACACAAGGACGAGGATGCCTCTGGAAGCAAAGATGGACAAACACAGTCTTCCTCTCCAGATG CTCCCAAAGacacagcagaggcatctgGAGACAAACCTATGCCAGATGCAGAAGGAGAGACCGGAGATGACggagaggaggacgaagacacAGACAGCATGGACGGCAGCGGCCTCTACTCCCTGACGGAGGATGGCGAAAGggagagtgagggagggagacgAGAGAGAGTCAAAGAAAAAGATGGCGGGAAGAGGGCAGCTAGGAAGAGGAACAGACCTGGCGGTGGCACCACCCATTCCTCCAGCtcagatgaggatgatgatgaagatgaagaacagaaagatgatgatgatgatgatgacgatgaggCTATGGAGGCGTGGTTGGGAGCAGAGCTCCGTGATCTGCGTGGCCCTGTGTGGCGGGCGGTGCCCTCGCTGCGCTCCAGGGAGATCGGCAGGGACTCGCATCAGTTCGTGAGGCGCGTGTGTGGAGCCCGCGGCCTTGTGCAGAGGCTGGAGCTCCAGGGTCGCCTAGAAAGGCACACTGGCTGCGTCAACACGTTGCACTTCAACCCATCAGGCACACGTCTGGCATCAGGGAGTGATGACCTGAGGGTGGTGATCTGGGACTGGGCCATCCGCCGCGCAGAGCTGGAGTTTGACAGTGGACACAAGAGCAATGTGTTTCAG GCAAAGTTCCTGCCTCACAGCGGAGACTCCACCTTGGCCATGTGTGCACGTGACGGTCAGATCAGGGTGGCAGAACTGTCGGCCACGCAGCGCTGCAAGAACACAAAGCGGGTAGCACAGCACAAAGGGGCAGCACACAAG ctgGCCCTGGAGCCGGACTCGCCCTGCTCCTTTCTGTCCGCCGGAGAGGACGCTGTGGTGTTCGGTATTGACCTGCGTCTAGATCGTCCCGCCAA taaactggtggtggtgaaggagggTGATAAAAAAGTGGGACTGTACACCATCTTTGTCAACCCAGCAAAGACACACCAGTTTGCCGTTGGTGGGAGAGATCAGTATGTGAG gatCTATGACCAGAGGAAgattaatgaaaatgaaaacaacgGTGTCCTAAAAAAGTTCTGTCCTTCACATCTGGTGTCCAGTGAGTCTAAAACCAACATAACCTGCCTTGTGTACAGTCACGACGGCACgg AGCTCCTGGCTAGTTACAATGACGAAGACATCTACCTGTTTGACTCCAACCACAGCGACGGGGCAGACTATCTCAGGAGATACAAGGGACACCGCAACAATGCCACTG TGAAGGGGGTGAACTTCTACGGGCCATGCAGTGAGTTTGTGGTCAGCGGCAGTGACTGTGGACACATCTACCTGTGGGACAAGTACTCCGCACGCATCGTCCAGTTcatggagggagacagaggaggagtg GTGAACTGTCTGGAGCCACATCCTCATCTGCCAGGGATGGCCACCAGTGGGCTGGACCACGACATCAAACTGTGGGCCCCCACAGCTGAAACCCCGACAGGACTCAAGGGTCTGAAAGAG GTGATGAAGAAAAACAAGCGGGAACGCGATGAGGACAGCGTGCGCCACGGCGACCAGTACGACACCCAGCTGCTGTGGTTCCTGATGAGACACATGAGGAACAGACGACCTCCAAGG GCCCGCCGTGAAGGTGCCGATGCAGACACAGATGAGTCCTGGAGCTCTCCAGATTCCtcagatgaagaagaaggaggtCCAGACCACGTCCAGTGCATGTCATCTTGA